In Carassius auratus strain Wakin chromosome 41, ASM336829v1, whole genome shotgun sequence, the DNA window AGGACTGGAGGTAGTGCGCCACAAGGATACCTAAcagaacaaatgtaaatgtaagcttCTACAAAAGACAGATTATCAGTCAATAATTCACATTTCGGTCTATTCCCcatcaaactattaaaaaatcctacggccacaaacttttgaatggtagtgtatattggaaatattgcataaaaaaaataaaaaaataaacaacattgaAATCGTATTGTATAGTATTTTTGGAACTTGACAGTCATGGACTACAACAACTGCAAGGTATGTTACCAGATCCAACGAGAACATCTGGGTTGCCAAGAGTAACAGAAGCTGTGAAGTCATCACCACGGTATTCTGTATCACACTGCCAGTTTACAAACTTGTGTTGCTGCGTCTGTAAGACATCATTTATTCAGGCCATTAATAACAGCACCGCATCTCATTTACACAACAGCAGATTTCTGGACAAAGCTGCAATTGTAAGAAACATTAGATCATTTGATTGGGATAAACTTCTTAAGtctcataaaatgttttttacttcTTGCCATATTTTTTCTGAAATGATTTTGCTCACAATACGAGACCAACCAGTTTAGCTCAAAACTGGTCCAGCTTACATTAATTGTACAATATATCTGTGTCGCATAAAAACTATGTCATGCATAGGATCTGCTGATTCCCTTTCATAGTTTGTGAACATGACTGTAAAGTCATACGTACCTGCATTGCCACTTTAGTGCGAATGCGGCTGGCAAGCTGATGGATGATCTGTGCGTTTAAACTTCCCGTGTTGTCCATGTCACCTACCATGACCGGAAAAGACTGAGGGGgacagatttaaaataaacaaaaacaaaggcatCTCAGCATTTCATTCTGAATCAATATTGGTATAGTTAGTTGACAGAAAAAATGGTGAGAGTGGTGCCGTTGTACATAAATATATGGGTGTCATAGGATTTACTAGGATTAGGAATTAGGATTTACTAACTTCAGACTTCAAACTTccgttttttttattacataattattggaccactgtaattaattttttaaatgtcttgtgAATGAATTGCTTCAAAgagaatattataataaaaattataattttaattataattgagatttttttctgttattttattatcattaaaataccattacttttattaatactttgaaaattattatttttattaattattcttttgttagtttttaattcatacaatcattgagatactattacagtttttattcatattttaaataaatatttttttatatcttctgTTTTCTGTATATcaaactgagaaaaaaacacTAGTCGGGAAAAAGCAATTAAAAAGGCTCACCTCTGCAGGTCCTGTCTGCTTGCTGCCCACGTACGTAGCTCCGAATCTGTAACCCGAGTCCCCCAAGGTGCTTAGAGTAATTGTGTGACTAACCTGAGGAAGCACATGAAGATGTGATATATAGTTTTGTCTTTTGATCTTTCACTTCTTTTTAGTGGTAAAAACAGAATTGCGTGATAACTGACCTGGAAGTGATTACTCAAGCCCTTGTTGACAACCAATCGTACCCCCTCCATCTGCAAAGGGAAGACCTCTGAGAAGCAGACAAAAAGACTAAGCAATATAATACAGATTATACAACTGCAGAAGGTTTGACAGAAAATGAGCCGAAGACAAACCTTTGCATTTGCGATGACACTCCTCAAATGTACCCGGGTTGGGGAGAGAGGACTCTGCATCTGTCCCGGGCTGCCCTTGTGTGCCTGAGGAGGATGGGACTGCAGACACTGGGGGCATGGTGAAACCTGGAGGTACAGTCACTAGACCTGCACCCCCTGGGGCACTGCCACCCCCTGAGGCTGGGGGTGGGTTTGGGGAGCTGGCAGCCAACACACTGCCCATGCTTAAGAAAAACAGAACAGTACAATAACATTGAAATAACATCCACTGACAACAACAATAGGGCAAAAGGTCACGTTACTACAGATAAAGACTGGCAGTACACAACATATTTCTGGTTCCAAAACTTGCCAACTGTCAAAACCAAATGAAAACCTTAGATCTCGCCAGGTTTACACAGTTGACAAATAACGTTAATTTAGCGGTGACTCTCTAGGCTTGAAAGCCTAGAATCTAGAAACTAGTAACGTTATCTGGCTCACTAGAGAACAGAAGTGCTCTAGGCATGTGGAGCTTCTTTCACGCCTCATTAGCTAAATAGCAGGTAAGCTAAGGTTAATGCTAGCTAACTAGCTAGCTAACATGCTATGTTGTGAAATAAAGAGTGAGTGAGACGCGAGAAAGAGGCTGTAATATATACTATCTGGAGATTAATTTCCATCCATATACGGCGGATTAATTAATAGCAAATGAATGAATACAGTTTATGTAAGCATTTGCAGGCCTCGTGCTATACTCACGTTTAGCAATGCAGTCCAGTTAAACGGCTGAAGTACGGCACCGGTAGGATGTAAGGGACAACCTACATACTCGACGTCTTGGCCCGCCCATTCCGGCTGTATTAAGATATCATTGGATAAAATACACCACAACTTCCTGATAATTGGATACTGAGTATGGCGTCATCGTGAGGTCACCGGGGAAGGAAAGGCGAGGGTTCATGTCTTGTTCTCCACTCAAGTTAGTCTTCAAGGGTATGATCTGGACATGTACTTTTGCATTTATTCTTTATTCATGCATGTTTTCATAGTGTTACCttaacattacaattaaaaaatagacGACAGCGACGTTAACAGAGCAGTTTCTTCCTAAAAAACAAAACGTTGTTTTTGaataagtattattttagtatcactgagatactattgtagattttctatttatgtttttgattgtttatatatatatatatatatatatatatatatatatatttttttttttcccagctaATTCTAAATTGAGAGAaatagtatatttaatatttttacattcaaatattttaaccATAAACTTTAATTTCTCTAAAACGAAAGACTTATTTGTCCTACTGGGATGTAAAAGCTAAAGCAGAGGGTAAAGAGCTTAAAAGATTGATGTCTGGAGAGTTTCTTCCATTTCGGCCAAAAAGCCCCACAGTAATGTGTTGTAAGAGGCAATTCTGTTGTAACTTCTCTGAAACTTGTCCCTTTGTCTTGCTCAGACTTTGTATGGCGTGGGCTTAGCTGTGTAGCTTTCTGAAGTTTCTaaacatttaatgttaatttggAAAATGCTAGAGTGAAAAACTCGCTGAACTAGGCTCagttaatcagtttttttttttaaccaattttaaatattgcagATTAAAGACTGTAGATGATTGCAGAAATGATTTCGCCATTTAAGCTACATTTACTGATTAAGTCACTGGAGTGATCATATTAATTTCTTTGACAAAACACCAGTACTTGAAAGAGAAGACAAACATTTGGAGAATATGCTGGACTTTATTTTGCTTAAAAGAGAAGGGACAGGGTAGGCTGGCATTAACATTTGGAGCAAAAAGGTTTGGCCATTCTTCCATGAATCCTTGCAGAAAAACATACAGCTTCTACTTAACACATGGCAAAGAGAGCACAATTCAACACATACAACGGGACacaaaagtttacatttcaaGAGCTACCAACTTTATTACAGCTGCCATTTCATCACAGCATTTGTGCTGATATGTTGTAAAAGACATtactctgtctgtttttttttgtgcattagaCACCACCAGGGGAAAGACAGAATCAGATCAATCACATTACAACGTTTTATCGAAACAAAACCTGACTTTACGTTTCAATGGGGGGTGGGGGAAGAAGAGTATATTGAACTAAccaccagtttaaaaaaaaaaaaaaactccagcctCACCAAACATCTGAACTGGGTTACCTGGTTGTTGGACAAGCAAACCTATTGCTCACCTAGCCAATGCCGAGCTAGGTAATGTTTACTACCAACAAACTGGTGGGTCAAATAGAGAACAAGCGATAAATGGGTTTGAGGTATAAATCTAGCAGGTAACAACTTGACCAAACAATCCTGACCAAAGTGGAGTTTAGCTTTTTGCAGCACGCACCTACAGTGCTCCCTCCTACCTAGAGGAAGTATATAACAGAGTAAGGCACTTGGAGAAATAGAGATGGCCAAAGGGAGTATGACGATGACTTTAAAAAGGggctgaatgtttatttttttttatggggaATGATGTCATGGTGGCAAGTCAAAAGTTAGCCAA includes these proteins:
- the LOC113059087 gene encoding mitochondrial import receptor subunit TOM40 homolog, with product MGSVLAASSPNPPPASGGGSAPGGAGLVTVPPGFTMPPVSAVPSSSGTQGQPGTDAESSLPNPGTFEECHRKCKEVFPLQMEGVRLVVNKGLSNHFQVSHTITLSTLGDSGYRFGATYVGSKQTGPAESFPVMVGDMDNTGSLNAQIIHQLASRIRTKVAMQTQQHKFVNWQCDTEYRGDDFTASVTLGNPDVLVGSGILVAHYLQSLSPALVLGGELVYHRRPGEEGTVTSFVGRYTGSNYVATLTVGGAGAHASYYHKANDQLQIGVEFEASTRMQDTSVSFGYQLDVPKANLLFKGSLDSNWVVGATLEKKLVPLPLSLALGAFLNHRKNKFQCGFGITIG